Genomic DNA from Bosea sp. Tri-49:
CGTATTCGTCGTCGCCCTTGGGATAGCCTTTGACCTCGTCATCATCGGCGACTGGCTTACCGGTGATCGCATCGACGAACCGGCTCTGGATGCGGTTACCCGTCTTGCGGTTGATCGTGTGGAAGCGAACCTTGTCGCTTTCTGACCGAGCCGGCATCATCGCCACGGGGCATGTCACCAGCGAAAGCTTCAGGTAGCCCTTCCAGAATGTCCGTGGCGCCATGGTCAGATGTCTCCCGATTCTCCCGGTGAACGCAGCGCCATAGCCGATCGTTCCGCGAGGTTTGCAAAGCGATCAGGCCGCCTCGGCACGTTTCCCGAGTTTCTTGATAGCGTCCGCGATCGATCCCGCTGCGTCGTCATAACCGTCCCAAGCCTTGGTTTTCTTGAGCAGGCCAGGCAGGGTCCGCACCGTGTAACGGCTTGGGTCGAGACCGGATTTAACTTGCGACCATGTCAGCGGCATCGAGGCGTGGGCGCCGGGCCTGGCCCGAGGCGAGAGCGGGGCGACCGCCGTCGCCATGCGATCATTGCGAAGATAGTCGAGGAAAATCCGGCCGTTTCGCAGGCGCTTGGCCATGTTGACGACGTAGCGCGACGGCTCCTCGCTCGCCAGTACGGCACAGACCCCTCGGGCGAAATCCTTTGCGGCCGGCCAGCCGACCTTGCTGCGTTTTGCGGGCGCGAGCGGCGCAACCACGTGCAGGCCCTTTCCGCCAGTGGTCTTGCAGAAGCTTTCGAGACCGAGCGCAGCGAGCCTCTCGCGCATCTGCTTCGCGGCATCGATGACGTCGCCGAAGCTGACCCCTGGTCCCGGATCTAGATCGAATACGAGGCGCCCTGGAACCTCAGGATCGCCGGGCACGCAGTTCCAGGGGTGCAGCTCGATGCCTCCGATCTGAGCTGCCGCGGCCAATGCTTCAATTCGATCGATTTGAAGATAGGGCTTCTTGTCGCCGAAAACGCGGACGAGCTCGAACAGGTTCGACGTGCCCATGCCGGCATGGCGCTGGAAGAACATCTCTCCGTCGATGCCATCCGGTGCACGCACCAGCGAGCAGGGGCGCCCCTTGATATGCGGCAGCATCCAGTCGCCTACAGCTGCAAAATACTCGGCCAGATCCTGTTTAGTGACGGGACGACCATCCTCGGCATGTGGCCACAACGGCTTGTCCGGATGGCTGATGCTGACGCCGATTACATCGACCCTACCTCCGCGTCCGCGAGTGCGAGCTGGGCGCGGTTCTGGAGTTTCGATCTCTTCGGGATCGGCGGGTAGTTCAGTCTCGACCTCGTCGGCGGGCTTGTCTTCACGCAGGCCCTTGAAGGCCGCCTGCCGAACCATGCCATCGCCGGTCCAGCCGGCGAACTCGATCTCAGCGACGAGCTCGGGCTTTAGCCAAGTGACACCAGGCTCGCGCTTGGGAGCGCCAGCTCCGGTGAAAGGCGATGTGTTCGCGGCCACTGCCTTCAGCCGCGGCAATAACGCATTGACCTTGGCGGCGCTGTAGCCTGTGCCGACCCGGCCGATGTAGACGAAGTGCGAGCCTCGATTGACGCCGACCAGGAGCGATCTGAACTTGCCTGCCGTCGTGGACCAGCCGCCGATGACGACCTCATGCCCGGCACGACATTTAGCCTTCGTCCATGTGTCACTGCGTCCGGAAACATAAGGCGCTTTGACGGCCTTCGAGACGATGCCCTCTAAGGACAATTTGCAGGCCGACTTCAGCACGGCGTCGCCGCCGGTTTCAAAATGCTCGACATAGCGAACAACAACACCGTCGGCATGCTCATCGAGATAAGTCTTTAGCTGCTCCTTCCGCTCGAGAAGCGGCTCTGCGCGCATATCCTTGTTCCTGTCGAAGAGCATGTCGAATGCAAAATAGACGAGATGCTGCGTCTTACCTTCGGAGATGGCGGCCTGGAGTGCCGCAAAATCAGGCGAGCCGTGGCCGTCGAGTGCGACGATCTCGCCGTCGATGATGGCATCGGGCAAGCCAGCTGCGGCCTTCGCAATCCCGCGAAATTTCGAGGTCCAGTCGAGCCCCTTGCGCGTCTTCAGGGTGACTTTGCTGCCTTCTATCCGCATCTGAACGCGATATCCGTCAAACTTGATTTCGTGAACCCACCCATTGCCATTGGACGGCCGCTCGACGCTGCGGCATAGCTGGGGTGCGATGAAGGGCGGCATATTGGCGGTCCGCGCTTGGTCTTTTGACGCGGGTCTCTTCGCACTAGTTCTCTGCTTCGCCGCAAGACCCCTTCGGCTGTCCCACTCCGCATCCGGAGCCAGGACGTTTTCGGCAAGCAGGAATGGTTCCGGAGAGCGCCCTTTGCCCGCCGCTATCGCAGGCATCTTCCGGCCCGATGCCACCGAGGTCTCAGCTTTCAAAACCGCTTCGCCGTCACCATCGACCGCATGCTCATCGCGATGCTTGATGAGCAGCCAGTTGGTCCGCTTGCCACCGTCCCTATCGCTGCGCATGCGGACGAGGACGAAGCTGCCGTGAAGCCGTTTGCCCTTCAGGGTAAACTTCAGATCGCCTTTTTGCAGTTGGCGCTCGGCGCTGAGCTTGCCTTCTGGCTCCCAAAACCCGCGATCCCAGAGCTGGACCGTGCCGCCTCCATATTCCCCCTTAGGGATCGTCCCTTCGAAGTCGCCGTAAGCCAGCGGATGATCTTCCACCTCGACGGCCAGCCGCTTGTCATGGGGATCAAGCGATGGCCCCTTCGTCACCGCCCAAGATTTGAAGACCCCATCGAGTTCGAGACGCAGGTCGTAGTGGAGCCTCGTGGCGTCGTGCTTTTGAATGACGAACCGCAAACGATCCGAGGACGCCACGGGCGCGTTGTCACTCGGTTCCTTGGTTTTCTGAAAATCGCGTTTGGCGCGATATGCTTGGAGTTTTCCGGCCACCGAGATATCCTCTGTGACGACGTCAACGCACGCCGATTTTCAGGGTTCCATTCGTGCTAGGCGACGGCCGTAGCCAAGAACGTTCACGGCGCTCGGATCCGGCGCTCGGCGCTGGCGACTACTAACTGGCCGAGCGCGATA
This window encodes:
- the ligD gene encoding DNA ligase D: MAGKLQAYRAKRDFQKTKEPSDNAPVASSDRLRFVIQKHDATRLHYDLRLELDGVFKSWAVTKGPSLDPHDKRLAVEVEDHPLAYGDFEGTIPKGEYGGGTVQLWDRGFWEPEGKLSAERQLQKGDLKFTLKGKRLHGSFVLVRMRSDRDGGKRTNWLLIKHRDEHAVDGDGEAVLKAETSVASGRKMPAIAAGKGRSPEPFLLAENVLAPDAEWDSRRGLAAKQRTSAKRPASKDQARTANMPPFIAPQLCRSVERPSNGNGWVHEIKFDGYRVQMRIEGSKVTLKTRKGLDWTSKFRGIAKAAAGLPDAIIDGEIVALDGHGSPDFAALQAAISEGKTQHLVYFAFDMLFDRNKDMRAEPLLERKEQLKTYLDEHADGVVVRYVEHFETGGDAVLKSACKLSLEGIVSKAVKAPYVSGRSDTWTKAKCRAGHEVVIGGWSTTAGKFRSLLVGVNRGSHFVYIGRVGTGYSAAKVNALLPRLKAVAANTSPFTGAGAPKREPGVTWLKPELVAEIEFAGWTGDGMVRQAAFKGLREDKPADEVETELPADPEEIETPEPRPARTRGRGGRVDVIGVSISHPDKPLWPHAEDGRPVTKQDLAEYFAAVGDWMLPHIKGRPCSLVRAPDGIDGEMFFQRHAGMGTSNLFELVRVFGDKKPYLQIDRIEALAAAAQIGGIELHPWNCVPGDPEVPGRLVFDLDPGPGVSFGDVIDAAKQMRERLAALGLESFCKTTGGKGLHVVAPLAPAKRSKVGWPAAKDFARGVCAVLASEEPSRYVVNMAKRLRNGRIFLDYLRNDRMATAVAPLSPRARPGAHASMPLTWSQVKSGLDPSRYTVRTLPGLLKKTKAWDGYDDAAGSIADAIKKLGKRAEAA